The Acanthopagrus latus isolate v.2019 chromosome 20, fAcaLat1.1, whole genome shotgun sequence genomic sequence CCGAAGAACTGGCCTGCTTTTTAAATTGCATTaatttgaacagtttttaaacCGTATTTAACTGGGGGGTTCTCAAATGTGggtaaaatgaaaagaaaggcAGCACAACTAAGAAAACTGAAGTGAGCGACACATTAAAGACGATCAGCAGGTGGAGCCAAATCAAAACTACTGGAACAGAGAATGAAAATAGGTTTGGATGACTAGAGATGTTTAAAGTAATTGGAGCTGTGGTTACACGGGCTTCTATTGTTGATGCATGACGTTTTATCTACGAGTATACAGTGTCAATCCTTCAAGCCTCCTAACTCTGGTCTTCTCGTCCACAGGGCCAGCAAAGTGAGGAATAAAGGTCCAAAAGACATTATGGCTGTGGAGGACCTGAACGGAGAAGTCAAGTTCTCCACACACCTCCCGTACCCCAACAATCTCAGCAGGTTCGGACCCTGTGACAGCCAAAAACACGTCACCACAAACACTTCTCATACAGGGTGGTGCAGTTATTTCTTCCTCCATGGGAGGAAGGAAAGGGTAAGGGAGAAAAGCCTGAGTggttaaaaaaagtgtttgaattGCTTTTTTTAGGACGCTGTTGGAGCCGATGGAGGCTCTGCTCCAGCTGATGCTGAAGTGGGATCCTGTCCAGAGAGGAGGCCAAGTCAACTGCGACGACAAGAAGCCTCTGTGCTTTGAAATGCTGGAGCAGATCCTGAGTATGAGGGTGAGTTTACTGGCTCCTTCTCTTCAGGTTTTATCTTGAGATGCAGCCTTTCGTCAGAGCTTTTGAGCCAGTTTTATTTGAGTCAGCctgtatttacatatttctCTTTAAGCTCATAATAAAAGtgctgaaaataacaataatcattTATATCTCAACAACGCCTTGAGgacatttcttcaaatttgtAACAAAAATCTACTTGATACAAAGATGAACTCATGAGATTTGAGTGCTCAAAgttcactgtgacctcacaaaacatttttagccATTACTCAACAATTTATATGATAAATATGACATCAGTTCTCACACAGATGTCTGTGAGaagtgaagacattttatatccaataGCTCATAGGTCAAGTTCACTCTGACATCATGATATTCTGCAAAGACTGTTTTGGACATTATTCAGCACCAGAGCTCAGGAACAGAAACTTGACTGGTGTGCAGATGCATGTAACCACAATGTGGTCATTATTTTTATATCAGCGCCCAGACGATACAAGTTTCTGTTCTTAgaccaaaacaacatttctctttgtttgtgctttttgcaCTAACAGCTTTTCTCTTGTCTCTCCAGGTCGTCCACATCCTGAACATGACCACAGCTCAGGTCCACTCGTTCCAGTTGACACCGGACGAAAGTCTCCACAGTCTGCAGAAACGCATCGAGGCCGAGACCAGGATCGAGGTGGTgaaccaggagctgctgcaggagaccGGAGTGTCGCTGGATCCCAGGAAGCCGGCTGCACAGTGTGTCCTAGACGGAGTGGTACGAGCTTGgatttcacaaacacaccattATTAGCTACTCAAAACCATAAATACTTTGTGAAAGAGTTCAAACCTTCATCAGTGTCGGGGTTTAAGATGCCGGCTGTGTATTGTCCAGCTGCAGACCTTGTTTGTACTTTGTCATCCTTCCGGTCTCTACAGTTTCCTGCTGCTAATAAACAGAAGAATGACACTTTGATGTTCATATCTTCACAAGGACAGGTTTAGGTGAACAAAGGAGTTGATCTAAACTGTCTCTGCAGTATATGATTCACGCTCTCACTGTATGTATGCTGAGGAACTTTGAATCTCCCTGTAGTAATTCTCTCTGGAGCAGCAGGAACTGTATTTTCAGCCTGCGCAACTGAtgattttcttctctcctgtgtaGAGAGGCTGGGACAGCTACATCGTCTACCTGTTTGACAGGAGCATCACCACCTACTCTGGTCCCTTCAGTGCCAGACAGCTGCCAGATAAAGTCAACACTATCGGTGAGTTTATTTTACGTTACACCTGCAGATCTTCATCACGCTTCCTCCTGTGCCAGTTAGGTTGTCAGGTAAATATACTTCTTTGTAATAGATGGTATGTTTTGGAAGTTTTCTCcactctgttttagctgtgATGACTCTTGTTTTAACTCTGCAGTGCAAGAAGCCAAGACACAGCTGCCCCTGGTTTTGTTGAAGAAGGTTTGGGGTGAAGCTGTGAGCTACATCTGCGGCCTGAAGGAGGACTACAGCAGGCTTTTCCAAGGACAGAGGGCGGCTATGTGAGTCACTTGACAGACTTGAATCCTTTTACTTTTACCGCTCTTGCAGATTCGCGGGACGTCTTGAGGGCCGTCCAAACCCACAATTCATCCAGTCTACAAGTGCCTTCAAGCAGTCGTCCAAAGAATCCGCTTCAAGCACAGATTTCACCAAACTTCACTGATTTAATGTTCCACAATTAATTTCAGTACGGCCACAACGTTGTTTTTCCAGTTGCCAACTGTGCTGATTACGACGACTTCATTACAGAGACATAATCCAGACTCAGTAGATTTACACGGGATAAGTGGGAACATGTTTTTTATCTGCAGGgcttaaaaaatattaaaaaacagtgaatgtttttcaaaagaagGTTGTGCAGGTtattaaaaagtcaaagtctAACAGTTAATtgtctccgtcctcctcctcttccttcaggTTGAGTCTCCTACGCTATAACACCAACCTGACCCGGTGTAAGAACAGCATGTTCGGCTTCTCTCAGCAGCTGAAGGCCAAACTGGACTTCTTCAAGAGCAGCATCCAGTACGACCTGGAAAAATACAGCGATCAGATGCACTACGGCATATGTGAGTTTTGActggcagctgtttgtttccatACTTGACCCTCTGAAGGAGAACATGTTCACGTGGGAACATTTCACATGTATTTATATCTCGCTGAGCACAATGTTTAATTTGACGAGCTGTCTGTTTTGTCCAAAGCCTCTGAGAAGATGCTGAAAGCGTGGCAGGAGAACGAGGAAAGAGCTGCTGCTTTCGCACAGGTAAGGCGTGATttataaaacatctaaaaattaaaaaatggccCATAATGTTTCTCAGATTTGATCCTAATGTTTGCACGTCCCCATTTTGTCCTGCAGGTGGCAGAGGTGAGCCATCTGGACGATGAGATCATGGCTCTGCACTCTGAGATAGTTGAACTTCAGAGGAGTCCGTATGCTCGACGCCAAGGAGACAAGATGGAGCAGCTGTGAGTGACAGGACACTTTAAAATCTAATGTGCAGAGCTGTCAAAGCAACCGCATTTAACTTTTGAGAGTTATGAATCTGAAGCGGTGTTACAGCAACTCATCGTGAAGAGTCATTCTGTGTCCTCATGCTTTGTAGTTTGTAAATTCTGGGATTTTTCAGGATGTCATCCAATGGAGTGAGGTGTCTTTGTCATCATCAGCTGTCCAGTCACCACTGCTAGATTAGATTtggtatttaaaaacaaataaacagaccttcctctgtgctgctttACAAAGCGGCGACTGGTGTCACTTCCctgagacaaacaagacaagagAGGACGGATGTctaacagcattttaaacatcagacaatagtcttctttttaaaagacCACAATGATAAACAGCTGTTAGTTCttatttgcaaatcattttACTGACATGTGCTGTTTGTCCCTTTGGCTGGAGGTTGTAACTCAGTctagtaaatattaaaatgtgactAATTAATTTTATTGCAGGGAAGAAAAGGCGATTGAGCTCTACAAGCAACTGaagatgaaatgtaaaagtaagAAGCATTCAAGATATTCTGTTATGATGTCactttaacaaatgtatttgttttttttgaggaaaATTGTGAATTGTGTGATCAGTAGTTGATTTCATCTTTCAGCACCTGAACCAGATGTGAGCAGCGACAGCTCAGAGATGGTGAAGGCCATCATTCAGACAGTCCAGAACCAAGACAAGGTCCTCAAAGACCTGTACACACACCTCAGGTAAGAGTCCTACACCCTCAGAGATCTTCATTTCAGTCTTTCTTTGCTCCTTTGGTACTTTAAAGAACTACAGTGCTGCATGTTCACATTTGCCCCGTGCTCGCTCTTCCCAACAGTAAGATCCTGATCAGCAAACAGAAGATCATTGACTTGTTTCCACGAATTGAGAAAACCCTGGAGAGTATAAAGGACGCTGACAACACTGTGATGCAGAtgcagataaagagacagagagagttcTGGCATTTACTGAAGATCGCCTGtgtgagtgacccagctgtgtttatttataaCGACTGtatgaaaataattaatacatttttggtaTTTTGACGTAGTTCAGTTTCACTGAGAGTAATCTGCTAGAATTGTATAAAACCATGATGCATGGTGCAGGGATTTCATTagatgtttcttttcattcttcagatcattttcatttcattcagatcTTCACATTAATCACGCTGGAagctgcaaatgtttgacattttcacttgaCAGAAGACTGAAACAATTCATCGATCATCAAAGTAGTTGGCAGCTAAATCTTCTTACAGTTGAGGAAACGATTAATCGTTCCAACTCTGGTAATGATCGTGGGTTATTTCATGATGATCTCGTTAAGCGTAGGTTGATAGAGTGTCTTAAATAACGAAGAATGTCACGATATTTTAATTGAAGGTGACatcttcactttgtttttgtctgatgaGCCATTGAAAATCCAAGAATTGTGTTTATAATCGGAGAGGATGAAGGAAGATGGTCAAAATCTAGCAGCTAGAACGTGACGATATTTGACGAGTTGGCTTGAAAACTGACTAACTGATAATTAATTCAAGTTGCGTGTAACTGATTTTTGTCAATCATCTGATTACTTCACCTCCACATTGTCCATCGCGTGTCTCTGTAGCTTATTATTCAGCACCGTGTGTCAGTGTCCCCCCGCCAAGTTGTACTTTGTGTCCTTTGTGTCCTTGTGTTACCTCTTCAGACATAGACATCCTTTTGTAAGATGGAGACAATATGTGTATTATTGCTGCTGTGCACCAACATGATGACCTCCGTCTTGCCTTCAGGCCCAGAACTCGTCGCGGAGCTCGATAGCAGCGAGTCCCGAGTCGtccaacctgctgcaggtttcTCAGTGGTCTCAGTCGGCACAACCTGTCAGCTCCCCACATCCTCTAACATCCCTGCCAGGCCCAAACGACAGGtaactcattcattcattcattcattcattcattcattcagaacAGTCATGTGACTAATGATTGCTCTGTTAATGCCTTTATTGAAGTATTTAcccttttgacttttttcatgTGGAACTGTTTGAAATCAAATCCCCACAAATTGATCTAATCTCAGTGTAAACTGTGGGAAAACAAGAACTGACTGTGTGAATGTTGTTCAGCCACTTGATGCCATCATTTAGTGGAAGCACCTTCAGGCAGCGATAACAGGGTTCGGTCTGTATCAGGCAGATTTGAACATCCAGTCACTGCAGGCCTTTCTCACGCccagagtttttttgtttgttttttttaaatgtgcataaGCTCATGTTTTGGCCACCTAAGGTAGAGCAATGAGTTCAACGAAGCCTGTTTTGCTCCGGGATCCTCGCCGGGATATGCGTCTGTGTAATTTTCCATGATAGACGTGGCCTGAAGAAATTGTGCTTCTTACGAAAAAGTTGTTATCAAACCACAAGGACAGGAGGAATTTATTTGCTTGGCGACTGTGTGTAACTTCCAGGGTTTGTACCGTACGAGTGCTGGAAGTCCTTGTTATCGCTTAAATTTTAATGTGGTTCTTTTAATGTGTGATTCTTTGATTTTGGGTTAAGTGCTTGAAACTTCTTAATATTTGTTAAACACGATGGCAAGTCTACTCGCagacatgtgacacattttggaACTTGAAACTTTTGCATCATGAAACATCAAGTGAAAAGTGCTTTAAATTGCTTACGTAAAGGGTGTAGAGACCCTTAACCTTGATTAGCATCCAGCTGTAAGCGCACTAACACCACACAGGCTGCTACAAAGCTGTTATGTTCGCAccctgctgggcagtgaggccgaggtGGATAAGGATCATGTTCCTTCTCCAACATGCAGTCGTGAAGTTTTGGGTTTGAATGCACTTCTTGTGCTGATATTCAcagtagaagtgaagctaacgAGAAGCTAGTGTGAGACAAATGACGTGTTGTTTTAGGCTAATTAAGTGGTAAccataaataaaagtatgagTTGgagctttttaaacaaaataaataaataaaaaatctcctTTCTGAAAAGTGAAATAGTCACAAGATGGATTACCTCATGTACCGTAAATGTCACTTCTAGGTTTTATaagccaaacaaaaaagaacttatttgatgttttatatttagttGAGAGCAGTTGGTGAGTGTGAGTGTACTTTACATCCGCAGGAGGTTTCATGTGACTAAAACAGTCGTTTTATGTGTTTCCCTCTCAGTGATGCTGCACCgcggctgctgcaggagaaccAGAGGTACCTCACTCAGCTGACCAGCCTGATGCAGGAGGCTGCAGACGAACAGACCAAAAGTATAGTGGTGAGTTCACCTGTTTTAACTTGCCCCAGGGCTCCTGGACCTTTTGATGCCCGGTCGTCGAGTGctttctggttgttgtaggttttctaACTTTTCTACAAAGCTGAAtaccacatttctttttctgttttctgtcaagtACCAATTTCAAAGATAGCGTCATGTAAAGACCATCTTCCCAGTGGTGAAATACATCCGTAAAGGTGgcgtttttaaaaagttgttgaCCACAAGTAGAGCAACGAGCCACAGTATTAAGAATGAGTCCCCAATTTTTTCTCCACTGTGCACAAATACTAATACTATACTTTCACACTGTTTGTTGTGACTGTAAGAAATATTGTAATGATCCAACAAAGACGGTAAAGAGGACTGTGAGAAAGTGAACAAGCATTAAAACAATGCACCTGCATAAATTAAGACTAATCATATAGTTGGGATCACTTGATGGGAAGCAAACAGGCGTCTCACAATACGCTGGAACAATTAATCCAAATATCAAAACCGCAACAGCTGTAATTTTTTGATAAAGGTACACAAACATACCATGAAACGAAGCGTTGTAGATCTTGTATGGCACAGATCCAgttatcaacaaaaaaaaaacattcccagAGATGAAAGTGCATctaagagttgtttttttaaggatgtTTAGTTCTCTTAACACCGTGGTTTCTCTCCTTCAAGGACCAAGACTGGAGCTGGACGAAGTACGAAACTTTAAcgacaaaattaaaaaagagaaacgcGTGAGCACCGTCGCGTCCTCCATCCCCGCCTGTTCTCTCCGAGTAACACTAAAGACTGAGAGCTGTTCACGCAGCAGAGCGACGTCACACGTTGTACAGTTGTACATGGACCCAGGAAATTCTCTCCtaggggaaacaaaaaaagaagaaacaaaaaaaagagacggAGTCTACACATGCTCAGTGGTGTCTGTCCACTCCCATCGTCTCACATGGTGGAAAGTTTGGTCGGtgattattcatgtttttatacGAGAAAACAACGAAGCTGTGTGTCACTCTCGTTTTACTTTTGCTGCATCATAATCCATGAAAAATCGTTTCTACTGTTATCGCCGAACTGTAGCACCAGATTTTTTTGCGGGGGGGTTTGAGGTGGATTTGTCACGCAGGAGAGTGTCGGACAGAAAGGTGGGAACTAGTTCAGACTTGTGACATACAAGGGAAACACAGGAAGTGGTCGGGGTGGGGGCGCGGAGGGGCGCGGAGGGTCGCGGAGGAAATTACAATCAAGCAAACAGCACTTTGATACTCCCATgtatcctctctctctgtgaagaGTTGTGTCGTTCCAGGCTGCCAAAACTGTCGCAGAATTTACACAAACTTCTTCTCACTCGTAATCgatttgatatattttactATACACAGTCTGGGGTTTAGATTCTATGTAAATgttatcatgatttttttttttttttctttttaagaataAAGTGTTATGTATCATAGGCAGAAGTCTTTGGTCGTGATATGTAAAAGACGTGGCTGGCCATTATGTTTATATGATGTCTATAATGtacatctgtcattttgtttgtctctgagacACAacggttgttttgtttatgtgcacaTAATGTTTCACTGGATGGGTTCTGCTGCGTTCATGCCATACACAGATGAAGGGAAGAGTCGGTAGTCATGTTTTGAGCCAAACTTGGTGCAGATTTAAACTAATTTACAGAAAAATCAGCTTAGGTAAATGCAAGATATTTAATGAAAGTAAATATTAAGAGTTGTGTGGAGCCATTTCTTCAGTCAGATGATGAAGTGTTGCAAAAGAAAGGTGATGTCATCAAAAGAGCTTAaatcaaatgtcaaatgaatgaaaaccgttgatgtttctgttcagtttcaTTCAATAAAGTCAGGAAGTTTACACTGAATAATCGGGAAAAACATATTTGCAGCTGGGAAAATCCTCATGAGCAACAACTCAAAGTCTGAGAAAATTTTGAGACACAAGTTGCCAAGTTCACGTCACCTGACACAGAAAATTGGCAGATGAAAGTAAACTTTACTTTACAGACCTATTTGATCCGTTTCCTTTGCTCTTAAAACACTCTGAGCGATAAAATACGAAACATCATCTGTGTTGCTCCCAAACTCCAACGCGAACGCACCAAAGTCGGAAGAACAATTTCCAAAGTCAGGAAGCTGGATCGTCCGAGGAGCACGTGAATGCAGCATCAGTCTTGTCAACAACATTTAGCTGATTAGTTGTCAGCTAGTAAACTGATCAACTACTTTCTTAATCAGTTTGAATTCTCTGGTTCaaacttcttaaatgtgttaaatattttccggtttttctcctcctctatgAAAGTAAACTGAAAGTAAACTTTTGGGTTGGAATTTGTTAGATGTCACCTCTGGAAGATGATTTTATAATAATTCTGACacctgacaaaaaaataaatgcatctgtTACCCAAGAAGATAATCAGCAACATTAATCGATTAAGATAGATTAACTCACTGCCGCCTCAGTGTCATATGAAACGTAATGTTGGAACCAGTTTCCAACTATCACAATTAGAATCTGAGGGAGAAAATTAGTTTTCAGGGCCTTTTTGAAAGATAGAAAACAAGGATGACTAACTTCGACTGACCCAAGTTATTTGATGAcgtaaacatttaaaagtggcCTGCAGTggctttttttcattgtcagttaaGTTTTGgtgattattttcttcattatctGGCTCagtattttacaaaatgtcagaaaaaaagagaataaaaaccTATAAAAATGTCCCAGAACCCAACGTGACGCATTCAGTCAACTctgataaaacaaagaaaagcagtaactGGAGAATATATAACGCCGCTGCAGAACGACTCGGTTCAGTTCGGGgactctgtctcttcttctgtcctgtATGACATGAACGTGGCGTTTAAATATGGAGGGGTGACGCCGCCTGGTTTCCATCAAACATCGTAGCACAGTCTTCAACCATCAATCCTCGGTGAGACGGCAGTTGATCAGAGCAGTGAACAGTAACCGGTTGAATGTACTGCAGTCAGGTGGAAACTGAACTGTCACACGGAGAAATTTAATCTTCTGAGTTGTATTTATGAAGTTAAAGTGCAATGGaaaagattttcttcttcttttttttttttatttaaataacttTCCATTTAAGTATTTGTTTCCATCTTCTGGTTTAAACTTTGTCtctgaatgtttgattttttttgttttttggaaacGTCATT encodes the following:
- the LOC119010013 gene encoding inhibitor of nuclear factor kappa-B kinase subunit alpha-like isoform X2, whose amino-acid sequence is MEKPPFRQNQNCGEWELKERLGMGGFAHVYLYQHHETNEKLAVKMCRLELTPRNRDRWSREIQIMKKLNHINVVTARDVPEEMEPIALNDLPLLAMEYCSRGDLRKVLSKPENCCGLKESEVLSLLNDVGSGIQYLHENKIIHRDLKPENIVLQDINGKLVHKIIDLGYAKDLDQGSLCTSFVGTLQYLAPELFENKPYTVTVDYWSFGTMVFECSCGFRPFLHNLQPVQWASKVRNKGPKDIMAVEDLNGEVKFSTHLPYPNNLSRTLLEPMEALLQLMLKWDPVQRGGQVNCDDKKPLCFEMLEQILSMRVVHILNMTTAQVHSFQLTPDESLHSLQKRIEAETRIEVVNQELLQETGVSLDPRKPAAQCVLDGVRGWDSYIVYLFDRSITTYSGPFSARQLPDKVNTIVQEAKTQLPLVLLKKVWGEAVSYICGLKEDYSRLFQGQRAAMLSLLRYNTNLTRCKNSMFGFSQQLKAKLDFFKSSIQYDLEKYSDQMHYGISSEKMLKAWQENEERAAAFAQVAEVSHLDDEIMALHSEIVELQRSPYARRQGDKMEQLEEKAIELYKQLKMKCKTPEPDVSSDSSEMVKAIIQTVQNQDKVLKDLYTHLSKILISKQKIIDLFPRIEKTLESIKDADNTVMQMQIKRQREFWHLLKIACAQNSSRSSIAASPESSNLLQVSQWSQSAQPVSSPHPLTSLPGPNDSDAAPRLLQENQRYLTQLTSLMQEAADEQTKSIVDQDWSWTKYETLTTKLKKRNA
- the LOC119010013 gene encoding inhibitor of nuclear factor kappa-B kinase subunit alpha-like isoform X1 — translated: MYCVTTMEKPPFRQNQNCGEWELKERLGMGGFAHVYLYQHHETNEKLAVKMCRLELTPRNRDRWSREIQIMKKLNHINVVTARDVPEEMEPIALNDLPLLAMEYCSRGDLRKVLSKPENCCGLKESEVLSLLNDVGSGIQYLHENKIIHRDLKPENIVLQDINGKLVHKIIDLGYAKDLDQGSLCTSFVGTLQYLAPELFENKPYTVTVDYWSFGTMVFECSCGFRPFLHNLQPVQWASKVRNKGPKDIMAVEDLNGEVKFSTHLPYPNNLSRTLLEPMEALLQLMLKWDPVQRGGQVNCDDKKPLCFEMLEQILSMRVVHILNMTTAQVHSFQLTPDESLHSLQKRIEAETRIEVVNQELLQETGVSLDPRKPAAQCVLDGVRGWDSYIVYLFDRSITTYSGPFSARQLPDKVNTIVQEAKTQLPLVLLKKVWGEAVSYICGLKEDYSRLFQGQRAAMLSLLRYNTNLTRCKNSMFGFSQQLKAKLDFFKSSIQYDLEKYSDQMHYGISSEKMLKAWQENEERAAAFAQVAEVSHLDDEIMALHSEIVELQRSPYARRQGDKMEQLEEKAIELYKQLKMKCKTPEPDVSSDSSEMVKAIIQTVQNQDKVLKDLYTHLSKILISKQKIIDLFPRIEKTLESIKDADNTVMQMQIKRQREFWHLLKIACAQNSSRSSIAASPESSNLLQVSQWSQSAQPVSSPHPLTSLPGPNDSDAAPRLLQENQRYLTQLTSLMQEAADEQTKSIVDQDWSWTKYETLTTKLKKRNA